Proteins from a genomic interval of Nocardia sp. BMG51109:
- the serS gene encoding serine--tRNA ligase: MIDLRFLRDDPDAVRASQRARGEDPALVDAALEADAARRAAVATADNLRAEQKALGKKVGKASPEERPALLTHGQELAAKVKEAEAAEHAADRELDRVQRELSNVVREDVPAGGEDDYAVLETVGTPAAFDFEARDHLELGESLGVIDMERGAKVSGSRFYFLTGYGALLQLGLLQLAAQRAVANGFTMMIPPVLVRPEIMAGTGFLGQHAAEVYRLEEDDLYLVGTSEVPLAGYHSGEILDLGAGPKRYAGWSSCFRREAGSYGKDTRGIIRVHQFDKVEMFVYCKPEEADAEHRRLLGWEQDMLAAIEVPYRVIDVAAGDLGSSAARKFDCEAWVPSQGTYRELTSTSNCTTFQARRLSVRYRDDNGKPQTAATLNGTLATTRWLVALLENHQRADGSVRVPAALVPFVGREILEPLR, translated from the coding sequence ATGATCGACCTCCGATTCCTGCGCGACGATCCGGACGCGGTGCGCGCCTCGCAGCGGGCCCGCGGTGAGGATCCGGCGCTGGTGGACGCCGCGCTCGAGGCCGACGCCGCGCGCCGCGCGGCGGTCGCGACCGCCGACAACCTGCGCGCCGAGCAGAAGGCGCTGGGCAAGAAGGTCGGCAAGGCATCCCCCGAGGAGCGGCCCGCGCTGCTGACGCACGGGCAGGAGCTGGCGGCGAAGGTCAAGGAGGCCGAGGCGGCCGAGCATGCGGCCGATCGCGAACTGGACCGGGTGCAGCGCGAGCTGTCGAACGTCGTGCGGGAGGACGTCCCGGCCGGCGGCGAGGACGACTACGCCGTGCTCGAAACCGTCGGCACGCCCGCCGCATTCGACTTCGAGGCGCGCGACCATCTGGAACTGGGCGAGTCGCTCGGCGTGATCGATATGGAGCGCGGCGCCAAGGTGTCCGGTTCGCGCTTCTACTTCCTGACCGGCTACGGCGCGCTGCTGCAGCTGGGCCTGCTGCAGCTGGCGGCCCAGCGCGCGGTCGCCAACGGTTTCACCATGATGATCCCGCCGGTGCTGGTGCGCCCGGAGATCATGGCGGGCACCGGATTTCTCGGGCAGCACGCCGCCGAGGTGTACCGCCTGGAGGAGGACGATCTGTATCTGGTGGGCACGTCGGAGGTGCCGCTCGCCGGCTACCACTCGGGCGAGATCCTCGATCTCGGCGCCGGTCCCAAGCGATACGCGGGCTGGTCGTCGTGCTTCCGCCGGGAGGCGGGCAGCTACGGCAAGGACACCCGCGGCATCATCCGGGTGCACCAGTTCGACAAGGTCGAGATGTTCGTCTACTGCAAGCCGGAGGAGGCCGACGCGGAGCACCGGCGGCTGCTGGGCTGGGAGCAGGACATGCTGGCCGCGATCGAGGTGCCGTACCGGGTGATCGATGTGGCGGCCGGCGATCTGGGCAGCTCGGCCGCGCGCAAATTCGATTGCGAGGCATGGGTGCCCAGTCAGGGGACCTACCGCGAACTCACCTCGACATCGAACTGCACCACGTTCCAGGCGCGCCGGTTGTCGGTGCGCTACCGCGACGACAACGGCAAGCCGCAGACGGCGGCCACCCTGAACGGAACCCTGGCCACCACGCGCTGGCTCGTCGCGCTGCTGGAGAACCATCAGCGGGCCGACGGATCGGTGCGCGTTCCGGCCGCGCTGGTGCCGTTCGTCGGCCGGGAAATCCTGGAGCCGTTGCGGTAA
- a CDS encoding septum formation family protein — MSTDDVPQAPDPRSEPTGAPGSPDRRGSRSSAHATPSRRVHLPAHKLRWGLLAVAIGAVVAALVTMFFTGFRSSNGLEAHDPGSGPAGKRAVTAFGSAKSGDCLSWTNAKTLDLQKVNCADEHLFEVTADIDLSRYPGREFGPGSRFPDSLRFSELRDEHCTPAANSYLGGRLDPRGRFVVGMINPGEPGWANGDRTIRCGLQLVSATGNATQPTAGRVSESDQSRTFEAGTCIGISQSLPTNEPVDCAKPHAYEVMSAVDLGAHFTGAAPDNADQDKFMQDECSRAADEYLGGQDALINKTLTIFWDNLDTRSWLVGSHRLNCLVGKGTQDGFSTITGSARGDVLIDGQAPVPPPNSGRSTPSPLPGAPPPR; from the coding sequence ATGTCCACCGATGACGTGCCTCAGGCGCCCGACCCCCGCAGCGAACCGACCGGTGCCCCCGGTAGTCCGGATCGGCGCGGCTCGAGGTCGTCCGCACACGCCACGCCGTCCCGGCGGGTGCACCTGCCCGCGCACAAGCTGCGGTGGGGGCTGCTGGCGGTGGCGATCGGCGCCGTCGTGGCCGCGTTGGTGACCATGTTCTTCACCGGTTTCCGCAGCTCGAACGGCCTGGAGGCGCACGATCCCGGCAGCGGGCCGGCCGGCAAGCGGGCCGTGACGGCGTTCGGCAGCGCGAAATCCGGCGACTGCCTGTCCTGGACCAACGCCAAGACACTGGATCTGCAGAAGGTCAACTGCGCCGACGAGCACCTGTTCGAGGTCACCGCCGACATCGACCTGAGCCGCTATCCCGGCCGCGAATTCGGGCCCGGTTCGCGATTCCCCGACTCGCTGCGCTTCTCCGAACTCCGCGACGAGCACTGCACCCCCGCCGCCAATTCCTACCTCGGCGGCCGTCTCGACCCGCGCGGTCGCTTCGTGGTCGGCATGATCAACCCGGGCGAACCCGGCTGGGCGAACGGCGACCGCACCATCCGCTGCGGACTGCAGCTGGTCAGCGCCACCGGCAACGCCACCCAGCCGACCGCGGGCCGGGTGAGCGAGAGCGACCAGTCCCGCACCTTCGAGGCCGGCACCTGCATAGGCATCAGCCAGAGCCTGCCGACCAACGAGCCGGTCGACTGCGCCAAACCGCATGCCTACGAGGTGATGTCGGCGGTCGACCTGGGCGCGCATTTCACCGGCGCCGCACCGGACAACGCCGACCAGGACAAGTTCATGCAGGACGAGTGCTCCCGCGCCGCCGACGAATACCTCGGCGGGCAGGACGCGCTGATCAACAAGACGCTGACCATCTTCTGGGACAACCTCGATACGCGCAGCTGGCTGGTCGGCAGTCATCGGCTGAACTGCCTGGTGGGCAAGGGAACCCAGGACGGCTTCTCCACGATCACCGGCTCGGCCCGCGGCGATGTGCTCATCGACGGCCAGGCGCCGGTGCCACCGCCGAATTCCGGCCGTTCCACCCCGTCACCACTCCCCGGCGCCCCGCCCCCGCGATAG
- a CDS encoding metallopeptidase family protein, with amino-acid sequence MPVSISDDRFEELVGEALDLIPAELARAIDNVVVLIEPRNPEDPQLLGLYHGISLIDRVDSQYGGALPDTVTIYRDAILEICDSAEDVVEEVAITVIHEIAHYFGIDEDRLHELGWG; translated from the coding sequence ATGCCCGTCTCGATATCCGACGACCGGTTCGAGGAACTGGTCGGCGAGGCGCTGGACCTGATCCCCGCGGAGCTGGCCCGCGCGATCGACAACGTGGTGGTGCTGATCGAGCCCCGCAACCCGGAGGACCCGCAGTTATTGGGCCTCTACCACGGCATTTCGCTGATCGACCGGGTCGACAGCCAGTACGGCGGCGCGCTGCCGGACACCGTCACGATCTACCGCGACGCCATCTTGGAGATCTGCGACAGCGCGGAGGACGTGGTGGAGGAGGTGGCGATCACGGTGATTCACGAGATAGCTCACTACTTCGGGATTGACGAAGACCGCCTGCATGAGCTGGGATGGGGTTAG
- a CDS encoding PE family protein: MVGMLISPELMLAAAAELDLLAERLMAASALSGPATHVLPSGCEEVSLLAAGHFNHAAATHDGAVAQGALELHHCAHTLRMQCASHLAGDAVQAAAVTAVNAITP, encoded by the coding sequence ATGGTTGGCATGCTCATATCGCCCGAACTGATGCTCGCCGCCGCCGCCGAGCTGGATCTGCTCGCCGAGCGGCTGATGGCGGCATCGGCACTCAGCGGCCCGGCGACCCACGTGCTGCCCTCCGGCTGCGAGGAGGTGTCCCTGCTGGCCGCCGGTCATTTCAACCACGCCGCGGCCACCCATGACGGCGCCGTCGCGCAGGGGGCGCTCGAGCTGCATCACTGCGCGCACACCCTCCGCATGCAGTGCGCGAGCCACCTGGCCGGCGACGCGGTGCAGGCCGCCGCCGTCACCGCCGTCAACGCGATCACGCCCTAG
- a CDS encoding PPE domain-containing protein: MVVGITGAIWELRPAEVNCATLHAGAHAVPITAAATAWGALTAVWAEADATVVRTMAELGVGMEGLGGVAALAKLGGFLGWAGQQTAMSTVMAAKATGNAVAYGVAALAMPSPPEITATNAAVTAAHTPPGIACGSFALAEAARAAMDARAAIVMEIYEAATSAIATTPGEFLLPPPIVPGAGSAAEGGQAAQGATMQANPSDPLQATIAAAQAVASNPSVVSTATQAASSAMSMAGSGVTTAGNVAGTAISTAVHGSSGVPSFAGPMMASIGAVGGGTATATRTMSLSGGSTVGIGNNAGSLKLPEGWGAGAIGGGGAASPTTVQPVSPASAGGPAPAPTRPAGTSGNPLLGNQSRDDEEESEQHGNDYLRGDHFGQGGVIAPGVIGGDPSAESAR, translated from the coding sequence ATGGTTGTAGGTATCACGGGGGCGATATGGGAATTACGCCCCGCCGAAGTCAACTGCGCCACACTGCATGCGGGCGCGCACGCCGTACCGATCACGGCGGCGGCGACGGCCTGGGGAGCCCTCACCGCGGTGTGGGCCGAGGCCGATGCCACGGTGGTCCGCACGATGGCCGAACTGGGTGTCGGCATGGAGGGCCTCGGCGGCGTGGCCGCGCTGGCCAAGCTGGGCGGCTTCCTCGGCTGGGCCGGCCAGCAGACCGCCATGTCGACGGTCATGGCCGCCAAGGCCACCGGTAATGCCGTGGCGTACGGGGTCGCGGCGCTCGCCATGCCGAGCCCGCCGGAGATCACGGCCACCAACGCCGCAGTGACGGCCGCGCACACCCCGCCCGGGATCGCATGTGGCAGCTTCGCCCTGGCCGAGGCGGCGCGGGCGGCGATGGATGCCCGCGCGGCCATAGTGATGGAGATCTACGAGGCGGCGACCAGCGCCATCGCGACGACGCCGGGCGAGTTCCTGTTGCCGCCGCCGATCGTCCCGGGCGCCGGGTCGGCGGCCGAGGGTGGCCAGGCCGCACAGGGGGCGACCATGCAGGCCAACCCGAGCGATCCGCTACAGGCCACCATCGCCGCCGCACAGGCGGTCGCGAGCAACCCGTCCGTGGTGAGCACCGCGACGCAGGCCGCCTCGTCGGCGATGTCGATGGCCGGCTCCGGCGTCACCACCGCCGGAAACGTCGCCGGCACAGCGATTTCCACGGCCGTCCACGGCAGCAGCGGGGTGCCGAGCTTCGCGGGGCCGATGATGGCGTCGATCGGCGCCGTCGGTGGCGGCACCGCGACGGCGACCCGCACGATGTCGCTGTCCGGTGGTTCCACCGTCGGCATCGGCAACAACGCGGGGTCGCTCAAGCTGCCGGAGGGCTGGGGTGCCGGCGCCATCGGCGGCGGCGGTGCGGCGAGTCCGACGACGGTGCAACCGGTGAGCCCGGCCTCGGCCGGTGGCCCGGCGCCCGCGCCGACCCGGCCGGCCGGAACGTCCGGTAATCCGTTGCTCGGCAACCAGTCTCGCGACGACGAGGAGGAGTCGGAGCAGCACGGCAACGACTATCTGCGGGGGGACCACTTCGGGCAGGGCGGCGTCATCGCGCCCGGTGTCATCGGTGGCGACCCATCCGCGGAGAGCGCTAGGTGA
- a CDS encoding ESX secretion-associated protein EspG gives MTVLGEGHGPSMLESVVLSFDEFQFLQQNLELVDIPVVLSANRYYDNSDTYSEAMSIAERSLTERELLHGDVVTPELAERLRALSLPHWALEMRWMVGEQVNRLCIAKGDKLEVVVLRGQGTYVVDEAGPDLPGTVIAALGPAQPLELYGMNIPTEEFAPILGDTGDSTTTAQRLAKFGKPSQDAPTLAAALVEIESAAEIIGLIYGDGTRDFTPNHISVINTRHGRFLSTTSVSDDGVKWSSLSTGTSARLRIALQDLIASMPLREDFPHGSSPLGT, from the coding sequence GTGACGGTGCTGGGCGAGGGCCACGGGCCGTCGATGCTGGAATCGGTGGTGTTGTCGTTCGACGAGTTCCAGTTTCTACAGCAGAATCTGGAGCTCGTCGACATCCCGGTCGTACTCTCCGCGAACCGGTACTACGACAACTCCGACACCTACTCCGAGGCGATGTCGATCGCCGAGCGGTCACTCACCGAGCGGGAGTTGCTGCACGGCGACGTCGTCACACCGGAGCTGGCCGAACGCCTGCGCGCACTGAGCCTGCCGCACTGGGCGCTGGAGATGCGCTGGATGGTCGGCGAGCAGGTGAACCGGCTCTGCATCGCCAAGGGCGACAAGCTCGAGGTCGTCGTCCTGCGCGGACAGGGCACGTACGTCGTCGACGAGGCCGGCCCCGACCTGCCGGGAACCGTGATCGCGGCGCTGGGCCCGGCCCAGCCGCTCGAGCTGTACGGCATGAACATACCGACGGAGGAGTTCGCCCCGATCCTGGGCGACACCGGCGACAGCACCACCACGGCGCAGCGGTTGGCGAAGTTCGGCAAGCCGAGTCAGGATGCTCCCACCCTGGCCGCGGCCCTGGTGGAAATCGAGTCGGCCGCGGAGATCATCGGCCTCATCTACGGCGACGGCACCCGCGATTTCACCCCCAACCACATCTCCGTCATCAACACCCGCCACGGCCGATTCCTGTCGACCACGAGCGTGTCCGACGACGGAGTCAAGTGGTCCTCGTTGAGCACCGGCACGTCCGCCCGGCTGCGCATCGCGTTGCAGGACCTGATCGCTTCGATGCCGCTCCGCGAGGACTTCCCGCACGGCAGCTCACCGCTGGGCACCTGA